From a region of the Corallococcus coralloides DSM 2259 genome:
- a CDS encoding sensor protein KdpD, translating to MTTRRPRAEDFLELVERGRRGRLKLYIGFAAGVGKTFRMLEEAHALKARGVDVVLGFVETHGRPETEALVEGLEAVPRQRLTYRDVTVEELDLDAILARKPQVAIVDELAHTNAPVCRHRKRYQDVQELLAAGINVIGAFNVQHLESLNDLVERNTGVTVRETLPDSFLKTADQVVNLDLAVEDLHERLKAGKIYAPDKVPHALERFFTGDNLSTLRELALREVAESLDRATTGRQARAGEDASQKGGAWGRVMVALSSHPPRAATLLRRGSRMAGRLNTDWFVVYVETPREAPNLIDAEAQRHLLTNIEKAKELGAEVVRLRSSDPVAALLDFARSHGVGHIIIGRSHQAKWRQRLGMTADARLLREGEGFDIHVVSFESHEEKRP from the coding sequence ATGACGACGCGGCGTCCTCGCGCGGAGGACTTCCTGGAGCTGGTGGAGCGCGGCCGGCGCGGCCGGCTGAAGCTCTACATCGGCTTCGCGGCGGGCGTGGGCAAGACGTTCCGCATGCTGGAGGAGGCGCACGCGCTCAAGGCGCGAGGCGTGGACGTGGTGCTGGGCTTCGTCGAAACCCACGGCCGTCCCGAGACGGAGGCACTGGTCGAGGGCCTGGAGGCCGTGCCCCGCCAGCGCCTCACGTACCGCGACGTCACCGTGGAGGAGCTGGACCTGGACGCCATCCTCGCGCGCAAGCCGCAGGTGGCCATCGTGGACGAGCTGGCCCACACCAACGCGCCCGTGTGCCGCCACCGCAAGCGCTACCAGGACGTGCAGGAGCTGCTGGCCGCGGGCATCAACGTCATTGGCGCCTTCAACGTGCAGCACCTGGAGAGCCTCAACGACCTGGTGGAGCGCAACACCGGCGTCACCGTGCGGGAGACGCTGCCGGACAGCTTCCTCAAGACGGCGGATCAGGTGGTGAACCTGGACCTCGCGGTGGAGGACCTGCACGAGAGGCTCAAGGCGGGGAAGATCTACGCGCCGGACAAGGTGCCGCACGCGCTGGAGCGCTTCTTCACCGGAGACAACCTCTCCACCCTGCGCGAGCTGGCCCTGCGCGAGGTGGCGGAGAGCCTGGATCGGGCCACCACGGGCAGACAGGCCCGAGCCGGCGAGGACGCATCCCAGAAGGGAGGCGCATGGGGCCGGGTGATGGTGGCCCTCTCCAGCCATCCGCCGCGCGCGGCGACGCTGCTGCGCCGGGGCTCGCGCATGGCGGGCCGGCTCAACACGGACTGGTTCGTGGTGTACGTGGAGACGCCGCGCGAGGCGCCGAACCTCATTGACGCGGAGGCGCAGCGGCACCTGCTGACGAACATCGAGAAGGCGAAGGAGCTGGGCGCGGAGGTGGTGCGCCTGCGCTCCAGTGACCCGGTGGCGGCGCTGCTGGACTTCGCCCGCTCGCACGGCGTGGGGCACATCATCATCGGCCGTTCGCACCAGGCGAAGTGGCGTCAGCGGTTGGGGATGACCGCGGACGCGCGCCTCCTGCGGGAAGGGGAGGGCTTCGACATCCACGTCGTGTCCTTCGAATCCCACGAGGAGAAGCGCCCATGA
- the kdpC gene encoding potassium-transporting ATPase subunit KdpC, with protein sequence MLSTLLTALRVSAVTLALTGVLYPLTVTSVAQVLFPHEANGSLVKDDRGRVVGSELIAQGFTQPGYFQPRPSAAGTGWDATASGGSNLGPTSQKLRDRAVAEADRLRRENPEAEGPVPAELVTASASGLDPQVSPESALWQVPRVARARGVDPARVRALVMSRVEGRTFGVLGEPRVNVLTLNLAMDRQFGGPAPTASR encoded by the coding sequence ATGCTCTCCACGCTCCTCACCGCCCTGCGCGTCAGTGCCGTCACGCTGGCCCTCACGGGTGTGCTGTATCCCCTGACCGTCACCAGCGTGGCGCAGGTGCTGTTCCCGCATGAAGCCAACGGGTCGCTCGTGAAGGACGACCGCGGCCGGGTGGTGGGCAGCGAGCTCATCGCCCAGGGCTTCACGCAACCGGGCTACTTCCAGCCGCGTCCCTCCGCCGCGGGCACGGGCTGGGACGCGACGGCCTCCGGTGGCAGCAACCTGGGCCCCACCTCCCAGAAGCTCCGCGACCGGGCGGTGGCGGAGGCGGACCGGCTGCGCCGCGAGAACCCCGAGGCCGAAGGCCCCGTGCCCGCTGAGCTGGTGACAGCCTCCGCGTCCGGGTTGGATCCGCAGGTGTCGCCGGAGTCCGCGCTGTGGCAGGTTCCCCGCGTGGCGCGAGCGCGAGGCGTGGACCCGGCGCGCGTGCGGGCGTTGGTGATGTCTCGGGTGGAAGGACGGACGTTCGGCGTGCTGGGAGAACCCCGGGTGAACGTGCTCACGTTGAACCTCGCGATGGACCGTCAGTTCGGCGGACCCGCGCCCACGGCCTCCCGGTGA
- a CDS encoding HAMP domain-containing sensor histidine kinase: MTLRSRLLLAQAPLVLALLFLGATAVITLARVGRSGQQVLEDNYRSVLATQRITEQLERMDSAALFIIAGERERGLTQQATQRPSLESELGIQQGNITEPGEAEATQRLRTAWTKYREEFDAFLQAQDTEAARTRYFESLSPAFQEAKAAASSVLALNQDAMVRKNDRLRQQSERVNTLMVLAVVAALGFGLFFTTSLVQRALRPVSVLSQAVRRLGQGDVEARAVVEGRDEIAGLARDFNTMAERLAQYRKSSLGELLQAQAVSQAAIDSLPDPVLVLGAEGGLLNVNAAAEDVLHLRLDEGGDALGRVEPEVRAVLERVRAHVVGGRGTYQPRGYEEAVRVEASPEGVRWLLPRGSPVHGETGDVVGATLILQDVTRLRRFDELKNDLVATVAHEFRTPLTSLRMAIHLVAEGVVGQVTEKQADLLFAAREDCERLQGIVDDLLDLSRIQSGQLQLDVREVSMEELVEQALSAQRTLAEDRGVRLSQSLSPDVETVRVDPDRLQLVLGNLVGNGVKHTPQAGEVSVRVSREGTHVRFEVKDTGEGIPAQEQARIFEKFYRAPGAPAGGAGLGLSIARDIVQAHGGELGVVSTQGQGSTFWFTLPQPEQG, encoded by the coding sequence ATGACGCTGCGCTCGCGTCTGCTGTTGGCCCAGGCGCCGCTGGTGCTGGCGTTGCTCTTCCTGGGCGCCACGGCCGTCATCACCCTGGCGCGCGTGGGCCGCTCCGGCCAGCAGGTGCTGGAGGACAACTACCGCAGCGTGCTCGCCACCCAGCGCATCACGGAGCAGCTGGAGCGCATGGACAGCGCGGCGCTGTTCATCATCGCGGGCGAGCGCGAGCGGGGCCTCACCCAACAGGCCACGCAGCGCCCTTCGCTGGAGTCGGAGCTGGGCATCCAGCAGGGCAACATCACGGAGCCCGGCGAGGCGGAGGCCACGCAGCGGCTGCGCACCGCGTGGACGAAGTACCGCGAGGAGTTCGACGCCTTCCTCCAGGCTCAGGACACGGAGGCCGCGCGCACGCGCTACTTCGAATCGCTCTCGCCCGCCTTCCAGGAGGCGAAGGCCGCGGCGTCGTCCGTCCTCGCGCTGAACCAGGACGCGATGGTGCGCAAGAACGACCGGCTGCGCCAGCAGAGCGAGCGGGTGAACACGCTGATGGTGCTGGCGGTGGTGGCGGCGCTGGGCTTCGGCCTGTTCTTCACCACGTCGCTGGTGCAGCGAGCGCTCCGGCCGGTGTCCGTGCTGTCGCAAGCGGTGCGCCGCCTGGGGCAGGGCGACGTGGAGGCGCGAGCCGTGGTGGAGGGGCGGGACGAGATCGCCGGGCTCGCGCGGGACTTCAACACCATGGCGGAGCGGCTGGCGCAGTACCGCAAGAGCAGCCTGGGCGAACTGCTCCAGGCGCAGGCGGTGTCCCAGGCGGCCATCGACAGCCTGCCCGACCCCGTGCTGGTGCTGGGCGCTGAAGGCGGGCTGCTCAACGTGAACGCCGCGGCGGAGGACGTGCTGCACCTGCGGCTGGACGAGGGCGGGGACGCGCTGGGCCGGGTGGAGCCGGAGGTGCGCGCCGTGCTGGAGCGGGTGCGTGCGCATGTCGTGGGCGGAAGGGGCACGTACCAGCCCCGAGGCTACGAGGAGGCGGTCCGAGTCGAGGCATCTCCAGAGGGCGTCCGGTGGCTCCTGCCGCGAGGCAGCCCGGTGCACGGAGAGACGGGGGACGTGGTGGGCGCCACGCTCATCCTCCAGGACGTGACGCGACTGCGGCGCTTCGACGAGCTGAAGAACGACCTGGTGGCCACGGTGGCGCACGAGTTCCGCACGCCGCTCACGTCGCTGCGCATGGCCATCCACCTGGTGGCGGAAGGCGTCGTGGGCCAGGTGACGGAGAAGCAGGCGGACCTGCTCTTCGCGGCGCGCGAGGACTGCGAGCGGTTGCAGGGCATCGTGGACGACCTGCTGGACCTGTCGCGCATCCAGTCCGGGCAGCTCCAGCTGGACGTGCGAGAGGTGAGCATGGAGGAGCTGGTGGAGCAGGCGCTGTCCGCGCAGCGCACGCTGGCGGAGGACCGGGGCGTGCGCCTGTCGCAATCCCTGTCGCCGGACGTGGAGACGGTGCGGGTGGATCCAGACAGGCTGCAGCTGGTGCTGGGCAACCTGGTGGGCAACGGCGTGAAGCACACGCCGCAAGCCGGCGAGGTGTCCGTGCGCGTGTCGCGCGAAGGCACCCACGTGCGCTTCGAGGTGAAGGACACCGGCGAAGGCATCCCCGCCCAGGAGCAGGCCCGCATCTTCGAGAAGTTCTACCGGGCCCCGGGTGCGCCTGCGGGAGGCGCGGGGCTGGGGCTGTCCATCGCCCGCGACATCGTCCAGGCCCACGGCGGCGAGCTGGGCGTGGTGAGCACCCAGGGGCAGGGCAGCACCTTCTGGTTCACGCTGCCGCAGCCAGAGCAGGGCTGA
- a CDS encoding hemerythrin domain-containing protein, which produces MNLIDVLIQQHRDAEALFEAWHHAPDDEKPALSLRLAETLTMHSTLEERWVYPVARSVVDGPRIDFAVEEHGEMTQLLSELLRVRHDPRRREATVRQLEAVVAQHMAEEEREVLPRLRKMDASAFGLSSDEIIRSASDARKEAMRQLESSAPM; this is translated from the coding sequence ATGAACCTCATCGACGTGCTCATCCAGCAGCACCGCGACGCAGAGGCCCTCTTCGAGGCCTGGCACCATGCGCCTGACGACGAGAAGCCCGCGCTGAGCCTGCGGCTGGCCGAAACGCTCACGATGCACAGCACCCTCGAGGAGCGCTGGGTGTATCCCGTCGCGCGGAGCGTCGTGGACGGGCCGCGCATCGACTTCGCGGTGGAGGAGCATGGGGAGATGACCCAGCTGCTCTCCGAGCTGTTGCGCGTCCGCCACGACCCGCGCCGCCGCGAGGCCACGGTGCGCCAGTTGGAGGCCGTGGTGGCCCAGCACATGGCGGAGGAGGAGCGCGAGGTGCTTCCCCGCCTGCGCAAGATGGACGCGAGCGCGTTCGGCCTGTCGAGCGATGAAATCATCCGCTCCGCGTCCGATGCTCGGAAGGAAGCAATGCGCCAGCTGGAGTCCTCCGCGCCGATGTGA
- a CDS encoding Fic family protein, whose product MHRYRWSESIEPRLQQATERMRRLRATRMPPAAVQSLRHWFRIHHTYNSNAIEGNRLTLPETRAVVEDGITIAGKSLKDHFEAVNLAHALDFVEALASKETVLGERDVREMHGIVLRGIDPENAGVYRRINVRIGGTEHVPPEAVRVPEEMRKFGEWLAGAKNEHPLVVCAIAHAWFETIHPFVDGNGRTGRLIANLLLMREQYPAIVLLVEDRARYYTALDASHSGDITPMVELTLDRLDQSFEEYERASREILKVQEPAIEYLAKRMNTARVNTSPEFMQWRIGLESLHDALEFMAQSLTRRISAEVRVQLTVTPRPQLTEQDWGTIKRKRFPLFSLQAESSLCRVNMELQSNVYSGSLPGWKAYPPVIYLRGPSGENEPPSRFVEAVPTGHLFRVLRGSKDLAAYLWQERATPSEMRGQQPPPPPPYQVEVDVSATQIATEIWTYVIDHLILPASS is encoded by the coding sequence GTGCATCGGTACCGGTGGAGCGAGAGCATCGAACCCAGGCTTCAGCAGGCGACCGAGCGCATGCGCCGGTTGCGTGCCACCCGGATGCCGCCTGCCGCGGTGCAGAGCCTGCGGCACTGGTTCCGGATCCACCACACGTACAACTCGAATGCGATTGAGGGGAACCGTCTGACCCTGCCAGAGACGCGCGCCGTGGTGGAGGACGGCATCACCATCGCGGGCAAGTCGCTGAAGGATCACTTCGAGGCGGTGAACCTCGCGCACGCGCTCGACTTCGTGGAAGCGCTGGCCAGCAAGGAGACCGTGCTGGGTGAGCGGGACGTGCGCGAGATGCACGGCATCGTCCTGCGGGGTATCGACCCGGAGAACGCCGGTGTCTATCGGCGCATCAACGTGCGGATTGGCGGCACGGAGCACGTCCCCCCGGAAGCTGTCCGGGTGCCAGAGGAGATGCGGAAGTTCGGCGAGTGGTTGGCTGGGGCCAAGAACGAGCATCCCCTGGTCGTCTGCGCCATCGCTCATGCATGGTTCGAGACGATCCATCCCTTCGTGGACGGAAACGGGCGGACCGGCAGGCTCATCGCCAATCTGCTGCTGATGCGGGAGCAATACCCGGCCATCGTCCTGCTCGTCGAGGACCGGGCGCGGTACTACACGGCGCTGGATGCGTCCCATTCGGGCGACATCACCCCGATGGTGGAACTGACACTCGACCGCCTGGACCAGAGCTTCGAGGAGTACGAGCGCGCGTCGCGTGAGATCCTTAAGGTACAGGAACCCGCCATCGAGTATCTCGCGAAGCGAATGAACACCGCTCGGGTCAACACCTCACCTGAGTTCATGCAGTGGAGGATTGGATTGGAGTCCCTCCATGACGCACTGGAGTTCATGGCCCAGAGCCTGACTCGTCGAATCTCCGCTGAGGTTCGAGTCCAGCTCACTGTCACTCCGCGTCCTCAGTTGACCGAACAGGACTGGGGGACCATCAAGCGCAAACGATTCCCCCTCTTCAGCCTTCAAGCTGAAAGCAGCCTCTGTCGAGTGAACATGGAGCTCCAGTCGAACGTGTACTCCGGCTCGCTTCCCGGCTGGAAGGCCTATCCCCCCGTCATCTACCTTCGAGGCCCTTCAGGGGAGAACGAACCACCCAGTCGCTTCGTTGAGGCAGTCCCCACAGGCCATCTCTTCCGGGTCTTACGCGGCAGCAAAGACCTCGCAGCCTACCTCTGGCAAGAACGCGCCACGCCTAGCGAGATGAGAGGGCAGCAACCTCCGCCTCCACCGCCTTACCAAGTTGAAGTCGATGTCTCCGCCACGCAGATCGCAACGGAGATTTGGACCTACGTCATCGACCATCTCATCTTGCCAGCCTCAAGTTGA
- the kdpB gene encoding potassium-transporting ATPase subunit KdpB, translating into MAPANKQASLLDPALLKPAVWESLKKLHPRDVARNPVMFVVWAGSLLTSVFVLKDLTSQQESTAPTWFTVSVMLWLWFTVLFANFAEAVAEGRGKAQASALRRMRQDTQARRLTHDGREERVGAPALRKGDRVVCEAGDVIPGDGEVLEGIASVDESAVTGESAPVIRESGGDRSAVTGGTKVLSDRIVIRISVDPGESFLDRMIGLVEGAARKKTPNEIALHILLVGLTLVFLMACVTLVPLALYSGVPLSGTAVVALLVCLIPTTIGGLLSAIGIAGMDRLLRKNVLALSGRAVEAAGDVDTLLLDKTGTITLGNRMATELLPMPGVRAEELAEAAQLASLADETPEGRSVVTLVKDTYKMRPRELRAHQATFIPFTAQTRMSGCDLVDPHPRSIRKGAVDAIVRHTQAQGGTAPEELTQASGRIGDAGGTPLAVADGARVLGIIHLKDVVKGGIKERFDRFRAMGIRTVMITGDNPRTAAAIAREAGVDDFLAEATPEAKLALIRTEQGKGKLVAMTGDGTNDAPALAQADVGVAMNTGTQAAKEAGNMVDLDSNPTKLLEVVEVGKQLLMTRGTLTTFSIANDVAKYFAILPALFMGVFPQIAPLNVMGLTSPFSAILSAVIFNALIIVALIPLALKGVRYRPLGAAALLRRSLLLYGVGGVIVPFVGIKVIDVLLTTVGLA; encoded by the coding sequence ATGGCCCCCGCCAACAAGCAGGCGTCGCTGCTGGACCCGGCGCTGCTCAAGCCCGCCGTCTGGGAGAGCCTCAAGAAGCTCCACCCGCGCGACGTGGCCCGAAACCCCGTGATGTTCGTGGTGTGGGCCGGAAGCCTCCTCACCAGCGTGTTCGTGCTCAAGGACCTCACGTCCCAGCAGGAGTCCACCGCGCCCACCTGGTTCACCGTGTCCGTGATGCTGTGGCTGTGGTTCACGGTCCTCTTCGCCAACTTCGCCGAAGCCGTGGCGGAGGGCCGAGGCAAGGCCCAGGCGAGCGCCCTCCGCCGCATGCGTCAGGACACCCAGGCCCGCCGCCTCACCCACGACGGCCGGGAGGAGCGCGTCGGAGCCCCCGCCCTGCGCAAGGGAGACCGCGTGGTGTGCGAGGCCGGAGACGTCATCCCCGGCGACGGCGAGGTGCTGGAAGGCATCGCCAGCGTGGACGAGTCCGCCGTCACCGGCGAGTCCGCCCCCGTCATCCGCGAGTCCGGCGGCGACCGCTCCGCCGTCACCGGAGGCACGAAGGTGCTGTCCGACCGCATCGTCATCCGCATCAGCGTGGATCCGGGTGAGTCGTTCCTCGACCGGATGATCGGCCTGGTGGAGGGCGCGGCCCGCAAGAAGACGCCCAACGAAATCGCCCTGCACATCCTGCTGGTGGGCCTCACGCTGGTGTTCCTGATGGCGTGCGTGACGCTGGTGCCGCTGGCGCTCTACTCGGGCGTGCCGCTGTCCGGCACGGCGGTGGTGGCGCTGCTGGTGTGCCTCATCCCCACGACCATCGGCGGACTCCTGAGCGCCATCGGCATCGCGGGCATGGACCGGCTGCTGCGCAAGAACGTGCTCGCGCTCAGCGGGCGCGCGGTGGAGGCAGCGGGAGACGTGGACACGCTGCTGCTCGACAAGACGGGCACCATCACCCTGGGCAACCGCATGGCCACGGAGTTGTTGCCCATGCCGGGCGTGCGCGCGGAGGAGCTGGCGGAGGCCGCGCAGCTCGCGAGCCTCGCGGACGAAACGCCGGAAGGGCGCTCCGTCGTCACGCTGGTGAAGGACACCTACAAGATGCGCCCGCGCGAGCTGCGAGCACATCAGGCCACCTTCATCCCCTTCACCGCGCAGACGCGCATGAGCGGCTGCGACCTGGTGGACCCGCACCCACGCAGCATCCGCAAGGGCGCGGTGGACGCCATCGTCCGCCACACGCAGGCGCAGGGCGGAACCGCGCCGGAGGAGCTGACCCAGGCCTCGGGCCGCATCGGTGACGCCGGAGGCACGCCGCTCGCGGTGGCGGACGGCGCGCGGGTGCTGGGCATCATCCACCTGAAGGACGTGGTGAAGGGCGGCATCAAGGAGCGCTTCGACCGCTTCCGCGCCATGGGCATCCGCACGGTGATGATCACCGGCGACAACCCGCGCACCGCGGCGGCCATCGCGCGAGAGGCCGGCGTGGACGACTTCCTGGCGGAGGCCACTCCGGAGGCGAAGCTCGCGCTCATCCGCACGGAGCAGGGCAAGGGCAAGCTCGTGGCGATGACGGGCGACGGCACCAATGACGCGCCCGCGCTGGCCCAGGCGGACGTGGGCGTGGCGATGAACACCGGCACCCAGGCCGCGAAGGAGGCCGGGAACATGGTGGACCTGGACTCCAACCCCACCAAGCTCCTGGAGGTGGTGGAGGTGGGCAAGCAGCTGCTGATGACGCGAGGCACGCTGACGACGTTCTCCATCGCCAACGACGTCGCGAAGTACTTCGCCATCCTCCCGGCCCTCTTCATGGGCGTCTTCCCGCAGATCGCCCCGCTCAACGTGATGGGCCTGACGTCGCCATTCAGCGCCATCCTGTCCGCCGTCATCTTCAACGCGCTCATCATCGTGGCGCTCATCCCGCTGGCGCTGAAGGGCGTGCGCTACCGCCCGCTGGGCGCCGCGGCCCTCCTGCGCCGCAGCCTGCTCCTCTACGGCGTGGGCGGAGTCATCGTCCCGTTCGTGGGCATCAAGGTCATCGACGTGCTGCTCACCACCGTGGGCCTGGCCTGA
- the kdpF gene encoding K(+)-transporting ATPase subunit F translates to MSFEYSAGAALAVLLSVYLVYALLRPERF, encoded by the coding sequence ATGAGCTTCGAATACTCCGCTGGGGCCGCGCTCGCGGTCCTCCTCTCCGTCTACCTCGTCTACGCCCTGCTTCGGCCCGAGCGCTTCTAG
- the kdpA gene encoding potassium-transporting ATPase subunit KdpA has product MTLLGWLQTLLFFALVLALTKPVGLYLFRVFVADTQPLPRVLGPIERALLRLCGVRREQEQTWGQYTAALLAFSAVGLVVLYALQRFQHVLPLNPRGLPAVGPALAFNTAASFVANTNWQSYAGESTMSYATQMLGLTWQNFVSAATGLGVALALARGLTRRTLGNFWVDLVRGTLYVLLPLSFLAALFFVSQGVLQNLAPYPEHTTVEGAKQTLAFGPVASQEAIKMLGTNGGGFFNANSAHPFENPTPLTNLVQLLLIFVLPAGLTYTYGKMAGDTKQGWVLFAAMSVLFLVGAAASYAAEVQPNPALTAANVLPSGNLEGKETRFGVAASALFATVTTDASCGAVNAMHDSFTALGGLVPLVNMQLGEVIFGGVGAGLYGILVMAVLAVFIAGLMVGRTPEFLGKKIEAREMTLAMLYVLVFPLVILGLSAVGAVLPQGTSSLNNAGPHGLSEILYAFTSGVANNGSAFAGLNANTPFWNISLGVSMLAGRFLMMVPVLALAGSLVGKKTVAPGPGTFPTNGVLFTGLLVSVVVVVGALTFFPALSLGPIVEHFLGAAGKVF; this is encoded by the coding sequence ATGACCCTCCTTGGCTGGCTCCAGACCCTGCTGTTCTTCGCGCTCGTCCTCGCGCTGACGAAGCCCGTGGGCCTCTACCTCTTCCGCGTCTTCGTGGCCGACACCCAACCCCTGCCCCGGGTGCTCGGTCCCATCGAGCGCGCCCTGCTGCGCCTGTGCGGCGTGCGCCGAGAACAGGAGCAGACATGGGGCCAGTACACCGCCGCCCTGCTCGCCTTCAGCGCCGTGGGCCTCGTCGTCCTCTACGCGCTCCAGCGGTTCCAGCACGTGCTCCCGCTCAATCCGCGGGGCCTGCCCGCCGTGGGCCCGGCGCTCGCCTTCAACACCGCCGCCAGCTTCGTGGCCAACACCAACTGGCAGTCGTACGCCGGTGAATCCACGATGAGCTACGCCACCCAGATGCTGGGGCTGACGTGGCAGAACTTCGTCTCCGCGGCCACGGGGCTGGGTGTCGCGCTCGCCCTCGCGCGCGGCCTCACCCGCCGGACCCTGGGCAACTTCTGGGTCGACCTGGTGCGCGGCACGCTCTACGTGCTCCTGCCCCTGAGCTTCCTCGCGGCCCTGTTCTTCGTGTCGCAGGGCGTGCTCCAGAACCTCGCGCCGTACCCCGAACACACCACCGTGGAAGGCGCGAAGCAGACGCTCGCCTTCGGGCCCGTGGCCTCGCAGGAGGCCATCAAGATGCTGGGCACCAACGGCGGTGGCTTCTTCAACGCCAACAGCGCCCACCCCTTCGAAAACCCCACCCCGCTCACCAACCTGGTCCAATTGCTGCTCATCTTCGTGCTGCCCGCGGGCCTCACGTACACCTACGGCAAGATGGCCGGCGACACGAAGCAGGGCTGGGTCCTCTTCGCGGCCATGTCCGTCCTCTTCCTCGTGGGCGCCGCCGCCAGCTACGCCGCGGAAGTCCAACCCAACCCCGCGCTCACCGCCGCGAACGTCCTCCCATCCGGCAACCTGGAGGGCAAGGAGACGCGCTTCGGCGTCGCGGCCTCCGCGCTGTTCGCCACCGTCACCACGGATGCGTCCTGCGGCGCGGTCAACGCCATGCATGACAGCTTCACGGCGCTCGGCGGACTGGTGCCGCTGGTCAACATGCAGCTGGGTGAGGTCATCTTCGGCGGCGTCGGCGCGGGCCTCTACGGCATCCTCGTGATGGCGGTGCTCGCGGTCTTCATCGCGGGCCTGATGGTGGGCCGCACGCCGGAGTTCCTCGGCAAGAAGATCGAAGCGCGCGAGATGACGCTCGCGATGCTGTACGTGCTCGTCTTCCCGCTGGTCATCCTGGGCCTGTCCGCCGTGGGCGCGGTGCTCCCGCAGGGCACGTCGTCCCTCAACAACGCCGGGCCGCACGGCCTGTCGGAAATCCTCTACGCATTCACCAGCGGCGTGGCCAACAACGGCAGCGCCTTCGCGGGCCTCAACGCCAACACGCCGTTCTGGAACATCAGCCTGGGCGTGTCGATGCTCGCGGGCCGCTTCCTGATGATGGTGCCGGTGCTGGCGCTGGCGGGCTCGCTCGTGGGCAAGAAGACCGTGGCCCCCGGACCCGGCACCTTCCCCACCAACGGCGTGCTCTTCACCGGGCTGCTCGTGAGCGTCGTCGTCGTCGTGGGCGCGCTGACGTTCTTCCCCGCGCTGTCCCTGGGCCCCATCGTCGAGCACTTCCTCGGCGCGGCCGGAAAGGTGTTCTGA
- a CDS encoding sigma-54-dependent transcriptional regulator, with the protein MRVLVVDDERNIRHTLRVCLEGLGCEVREAATPEAALAALAQGPADLAFVDLRLGNASGLELLPRLLAESPALDVILITAYATFDTAVEAVKRGARDYLPKPFTPAQIRHVLERAKAQRELTSHLGDLEGQLAQAVPEATLETASPAMHAAIGFIQRAATSDAAVLLRGESGTGKGVLARALHSMSARRKRPFVTINCPTLSEQLLASELFGHARGAFTGAVKDQPGRVEQAEGGTLFLDEVAEMSPALQAQLLRFLQEKQFERLGEGRTRKADVRVVAATHRDLEKDVAEGRFREDLMYRLNVLEVKLPSLRERPEDLLPLARRFIAFFAKAAQRPAPELSPATEAMLRAYPWPGNVRELRNALERALIVGASGVVEPQAFPERIASAVGPGVTLGGPHTLEAVEREHILRVMASVPTLDEAARLLGIDASTLWRKRKKYEAEA; encoded by the coding sequence ATGCGGGTGCTCGTGGTGGACGATGAGCGAAACATCCGCCACACCCTGCGAGTGTGCCTGGAAGGCCTGGGCTGCGAGGTGCGCGAGGCCGCCACGCCGGAGGCCGCGCTCGCGGCGCTCGCCCAGGGCCCTGCGGACCTGGCCTTCGTGGACCTGCGGCTGGGCAACGCGTCCGGACTGGAGCTGCTGCCCCGCCTGCTCGCCGAGTCCCCCGCGCTGGACGTCATCCTCATCACCGCCTACGCGACGTTCGACACGGCCGTGGAGGCGGTGAAGCGCGGCGCGCGCGACTATCTGCCCAAGCCGTTCACCCCCGCGCAGATCCGCCACGTGCTGGAGCGCGCGAAGGCGCAGCGTGAGCTGACCTCGCACCTGGGGGACCTGGAGGGACAGCTGGCGCAGGCGGTGCCGGAGGCCACGCTGGAGACGGCGTCGCCGGCCATGCACGCGGCCATCGGCTTCATCCAGCGCGCGGCCACGTCCGACGCGGCGGTGCTGCTGCGCGGGGAGAGCGGCACGGGCAAGGGGGTGCTCGCGCGGGCGCTGCATTCGATGAGCGCGCGGCGCAAGCGGCCCTTCGTCACCATCAACTGCCCCACCCTGTCCGAACAACTGCTGGCGAGTGAGCTGTTCGGCCACGCGCGAGGTGCCTTCACGGGCGCGGTGAAGGACCAGCCGGGGCGCGTGGAGCAGGCGGAAGGTGGCACGCTCTTCCTGGATGAAGTGGCGGAGATGAGCCCGGCGCTCCAGGCGCAGCTGTTGCGCTTCCTGCAGGAGAAGCAGTTCGAACGGCTGGGCGAGGGACGCACGCGCAAGGCGGACGTGCGCGTGGTGGCGGCCACGCACCGCGACCTGGAGAAGGACGTGGCGGAGGGACGCTTCCGCGAGGACCTGATGTACCGGTTGAACGTCCTGGAGGTGAAGCTCCCTTCGCTGCGCGAGCGGCCGGAGGACCTGCTCCCGCTGGCCCGCCGCTTCATCGCCTTCTTCGCGAAGGCCGCGCAGCGTCCGGCCCCGGAGCTGTCGCCCGCCACGGAGGCGATGCTGCGGGCCTACCCCTGGCCGGGCAACGTGCGCGAGCTGCGCAACGCGCTGGAGCGGGCGCTCATCGTGGGCGCGTCGGGCGTGGTGGAGCCGCAGGCGTTCCCGGAGCGCATCGCGTCCGCGGTGGGGCCGGGGGTGACGCTGGGCGGGCCGCACACGCTGGAAGCGGTGGAGCGCGAACACATCCTGCGGGTGATGGCCTCCGTGCCGACGCTGGACGAGGCGGCCCGGCTGCTCGGCATCGACGCGTCGACGCTGTGGCGCAAGCGCAAGAAGTACGAAGCGGAGGCGTGA